A single genomic interval of Lathyrus oleraceus cultivar Zhongwan6 chromosome 7, CAAS_Psat_ZW6_1.0, whole genome shotgun sequence harbors:
- the LOC127108270 gene encoding uncharacterized protein LOC127108270, with protein sequence MERPKRHTKKYSFKQPDVKELRNLTSYVLDPLGFKARYGKLLPLLTTQVDEGLMSTLAQFYDPLYHCFLFPDFQLLPTLEEYSHLIGIPILDQVPFSGLESIPSAREISSLLHIDEDLIRANLTTKGGIQGFPSEFLIAQATFYGKAMSEDAFEALFVLLIYGLVLFPNFDKFVDMNAIRIFSVLNPVPTLLGDAYVSLHLRNMKNGGVIVCCLPLLYKWFISHLPQTVAFKENKGCLRWSQRLMSLTNDDITWYDRVYDTVQIINSCGEFPNVPLLGTCGGITYNPTLARRQLGFPLKDKPHNILLEGVFFQEGKDPQGLKARFVRAWRNIRIKSRNELGPKNCIALEPYTSWVRQRAATYLMPYDHPRPTLLDVAGPSTLPTQRVEELREEDLSRAWIREREELLQQLKEKDDMIEFLEHRVIDDPNDTWTSLLPQSSKFWKRKYDQLAKEKADMEAAYEREIKKLYTSRLPASRANRDP encoded by the coding sequence atggaaagaccgaaaaggcatacaaagaagtacagctttaagcagcctgatgtaaaagagttaaggaatctgacatcatatgtattagatcccttgggtttcaaggctcgatatgggaagcttctgccgttgctgactactcaagtggatgagggattgatgagcactcttgctcagttctatgatccgctctatcattgcttcttatttccggacttccagttgttgccaactttggaagaatactctcaccttattgggattcctattctggatcaagtgccgttcagtggcttagagagtattccatctgctcgagagatttccagcttgttgcacatagatgaagatctgattagagctaatctgactaccaaaggcggaattcagggttttccttccgagttcctcattgctcaagccactttctatgggaaggccatgagtgaggatgcctttgaggctctgttcgttttgcttatctatggattggtgctgtttcccaactttgacaagttcgtcgatatgaatgccattaggatcttttcagttcttaatccggttccgaccttgttgggtgatgcatatgtttccttgcatctgaggaatatgaagaatggaggagtcattgtctgctgtttacccctgctgtacaagtggtttatttcgcacttgccgcagacagttgctttcaaggagaacaagggatgtctacggtggtctcagagactcatgtctctcaccaatgatgatatcacctggtatgatcgcgtgtacgataccgttcagatcattaactcttgtggtgaattccccaatgtgcctcttcttggtacatgtggtgggattacctacaatcctacgcttgcacgtcgtcagcttgggttccccctaaaggataaaccccataacattctgttagaaggtgtattctttcaggagggtaaagatccccaaggcctgaaagccagatttgtccgcgcttggcgcaatattcgcataaagagtaggaatgaattgggtccaaagaactgcattgctttggagccatatacctcttgggtcagacagagggctgctacctacttgatgccatacgatcatccgagacctacactgttggatgtggctgggccttcaaccctccctacccaacgtgtagaggagttgagagaagaagacctttcgcgtgcctggatccgcgagagagaggaattgctgcagcagcttaaggagaaggatgatatgattgaatttctcgagcaccgagtgatcgacgatccgaacgacacttggacttctctgcttcctcagtcatccaaattctggaaaaggaagtatgatcaacttgcaaaggagaaggctgatatggaggctgcctatgagagagagatcaagaagttgtacacttctcgtcttccggcatcccgagctaatagggatccatag